A genomic window from Yoonia rosea includes:
- a CDS encoding amidohydrolase family protein: MVDFASVKAIDFHTHAEEPCCDHRDDGYNEFQAGMAAYFKNPAGAKGMLPTVQDTANYYRERNIAAVIFPVDAERETGFRRYSNEEVAQLCAENDDILIPFASVDPHKGKAGAREVRRLVREFGVRGFKFHPTMQGFFPNDRDTAYAVLEACAEEGAITLFHTGQTGVGSGMRGGMGMRLKYSNPMHLDDVAVDFPDMPIVLAHPSFPWTEEGLAVAQHKPNVYYDMSGWSPKYFPETFVRYANSILKKKMLFGSDWPAITPDRWLADFENAPFKDEVRPLILKENALRILGETV; encoded by the coding sequence ATGGTCGATTTCGCCTCGGTGAAAGCAATTGATTTTCACACCCACGCAGAAGAGCCCTGCTGTGACCATCGCGATGACGGGTACAATGAATTTCAGGCAGGCATGGCCGCCTACTTCAAAAACCCCGCAGGCGCGAAGGGCATGTTGCCCACGGTACAGGACACCGCCAACTACTACCGCGAACGCAATATCGCCGCCGTGATCTTTCCCGTCGATGCGGAACGCGAAACCGGATTCCGGCGCTATTCCAACGAAGAAGTCGCGCAACTCTGCGCCGAGAACGATGACATCCTGATCCCTTTTGCCTCGGTTGATCCGCATAAGGGGAAGGCCGGCGCGCGCGAAGTCCGCCGTCTGGTACGCGAATTCGGCGTGCGCGGTTTCAAATTCCATCCCACGATGCAGGGCTTCTTTCCCAACGATCGCGACACCGCCTATGCCGTGCTTGAAGCCTGCGCCGAAGAAGGGGCGATCACGCTTTTCCACACCGGGCAGACCGGTGTCGGGTCCGGCATGCGCGGCGGTATGGGAATGCGGCTGAAATATTCCAATCCGATGCACCTTGATGATGTGGCGGTCGACTTCCCCGACATGCCCATCGTGCTGGCGCACCCGTCTTTTCCATGGACCGAGGAAGGCCTTGCCGTCGCCCAGCACAAGCCCAATGTCTACTACGACATGTCAGGCTGGTCGCCCAAATACTTCCCCGAGACGTTCGTCCGCTACGCCAATTCGATCCTCAAAAAGAAAATGCTCTTCGGGTCCGACTGGCCCGCGATCACGCCGGACCGCTGGTTGGCCGACTTTGAAAATGCTCCGTTCAAAGACGAGGTCCGCCCTC
- a CDS encoding crotonase/enoyl-CoA hydratase family protein gives MMRSSDLDTSVTRVDLDGDVATIVFNRPDKRNAMNDALVDALDAFFSNPPEGVNAVILRGEGGHFCSGLDLAEHESRKPIPGVYHSRNWHRVSELIEFGGLPVISVLTGAVIGGGLEIATSTHVRIAEPSVRFQLPEGRRGIFVGGGATVRVGRILGADRMREMMLTGRSYGAEDGLAMGLAHYAVEEGEGLALAQKLARRIADNAPFSNYLMINAISRIGDMSRSDGLFTESLAAAMSQSSDGAKEGLRAFLEKREPKFR, from the coding sequence ATGATGCGGTCTTCGGATCTGGATACCTCTGTCACACGCGTTGACCTGGACGGCGATGTTGCGACCATCGTTTTCAACCGTCCTGACAAGCGCAATGCAATGAACGACGCGCTGGTCGATGCGCTTGACGCTTTCTTCTCCAACCCGCCAGAGGGTGTGAATGCCGTTATTCTACGCGGTGAGGGCGGGCATTTCTGTTCCGGTCTTGATCTGGCCGAACATGAAAGCCGCAAACCAATCCCCGGCGTTTACCATTCGCGCAACTGGCACCGTGTGTCCGAGTTGATCGAGTTTGGCGGCTTGCCTGTCATCTCGGTTCTGACTGGTGCGGTGATCGGTGGCGGGCTTGAGATTGCGACATCGACTCATGTGCGGATTGCAGAGCCATCGGTGCGGTTTCAACTGCCCGAAGGGCGGCGCGGTATCTTTGTTGGTGGCGGGGCGACCGTGCGGGTGGGCCGGATTCTCGGTGCTGACCGGATGCGCGAGATGATGTTGACGGGCCGCAGCTATGGCGCCGAAGATGGACTGGCGATGGGGTTGGCCCATTATGCTGTTGAAGAAGGCGAGGGTCTGGCCCTTGCGCAAAAGCTGGCGCGCCGTATCGCGGATAATGCGCCATTTTCAAATTACCTGATGATCAATGCGATTTCGCGCATCGGGGATATGTCGCGCAGTGACGGGCTCTTCACCGAGAGCCTTGCGGCAGCAATGTCTCAGTCATCTGATGGCGCAAAAGAAGGGCTGCGCGCCTTTCTTGAGAAGCGGGAGCCAAAATTTAGGTGA
- a CDS encoding TRAP transporter substrate-binding protein: MKRRDFLKTTAAGALAVGAAPHMAFAQDATLRFHQFLPPVAPLPAAAFKPWGERLEAASGGRLRIQHFDAMALGGRPPELLDQARDGVVDIAMSVVGYTPGRFPRTEVFELPFIMKDSIATSLAFQQMIEEDFAESEYGDFKVLAGWVHGPGLIHSEEPIARLEDMAGKTLRGPTRIINDLLSELGAEPVGMPLPAIPEALSKGVINGTVIPWEVTPSIRLTELVSNHTAFGGPEALYTATIIMVMNKSAYEALPDDLREILDAESGAAMAQAFSQVMFDYDAPGRDIAVNAGNNIITLDEAEVARWKEAAQPVIDRWVAEMDAKGIDGQALIDRAKQLIDEKTAMLAG, translated from the coding sequence ATGAAGAGAAGAGACTTTCTGAAAACGACGGCAGCCGGCGCACTTGCTGTTGGCGCGGCGCCACATATGGCCTTTGCGCAGGATGCAACCTTGCGGTTCCACCAGTTCCTGCCACCTGTTGCGCCGCTGCCTGCCGCTGCGTTCAAACCGTGGGGTGAGCGGCTTGAGGCCGCTTCGGGTGGCCGTTTGCGCATTCAGCACTTCGACGCAATGGCCCTTGGTGGGCGTCCGCCAGAGCTGCTTGATCAGGCGCGTGACGGTGTTGTCGATATCGCGATGTCTGTTGTGGGCTACACCCCCGGACGTTTCCCGCGGACCGAGGTGTTCGAATTGCCTTTCATCATGAAGGATTCGATTGCCACTTCGTTGGCATTCCAGCAGATGATCGAAGAAGACTTTGCGGAAAGCGAATACGGCGACTTCAAAGTCTTGGCCGGTTGGGTCCACGGACCTGGACTCATCCACTCGGAAGAGCCGATTGCGCGGCTGGAGGATATGGCGGGCAAGACCCTGCGTGGGCCGACCCGTATTATCAACGATCTGCTGTCCGAACTGGGTGCTGAACCTGTGGGCATGCCGTTGCCCGCGATCCCCGAGGCGCTGTCCAAAGGGGTCATCAACGGCACGGTCATTCCGTGGGAAGTGACACCGTCGATCCGTCTGACGGAACTTGTCAGCAACCACACTGCATTCGGTGGGCCAGAGGCGCTCTATACTGCCACGATCATCATGGTGATGAACAAGTCCGCCTACGAGGCGCTTCCGGATGACTTGCGTGAAATCCTCGATGCCGAGAGCGGTGCTGCGATGGCGCAGGCCTTCTCTCAGGTGATGTTCGATTACGACGCGCCGGGTCGCGACATTGCGGTGAATGCGGGCAACAACATCATCACATTGGATGAGGCAGAAGTGGCCCGTTGGAAGGAAGCAGCACAGCCGGTTATCGACAGATGGGTTGCTGAAATGGATGCCAAAGGCATCGACGGTCAGGCACTGATCGACCGCGCGAAACAGCTGATCGACGAGAAAACAGCGATGCTTGCGGGCTAG
- a CDS encoding TRAP transporter small permease, translated as MAGGVARLLALAGGALLLAIVVLTVVSIAGRALFSAGVCCGPIRGIYDYTEIAVGAAIFAFLPWCQYMNSHAAVDLFKSTLPDIMNRFLNVLIDVGMLVLATLIAHRLWLGLLDKQRYGETTLIAQIPVWIGYAACLVGAVGFVLVAAFCVIRSARGLIRKNAQMEPQS; from the coding sequence ATGGCTGGAGGAGTGGCACGCCTTCTGGCGCTTGCGGGGGGTGCGTTGCTCTTGGCCATTGTGGTGCTGACGGTTGTGTCAATTGCCGGGCGCGCGTTGTTTTCGGCCGGTGTCTGCTGTGGCCCGATCCGTGGAATCTATGACTATACCGAGATTGCCGTCGGGGCCGCGATTTTTGCCTTTTTGCCGTGGTGTCAGTACATGAACTCCCATGCGGCTGTTGATCTGTTCAAATCGACATTGCCCGATATCATGAACCGGTTTCTGAATGTTTTGATTGATGTGGGCATGCTGGTTCTGGCGACGCTGATTGCCCATCGGCTTTGGTTGGGCCTGCTGGATAAACAGCGTTATGGCGAAACCACCCTGATTGCCCAAATTCCTGTCTGGATCGGCTATGCCGCCTGTCTGGTGGGGGCTGTTGGATTTGTGCTTGTTGCCGCATTTTGTGTGATCCGGTCCGCACGCGGCCTGATCCGGAAAAACGCCCAAATGGAGCCCCAGTCATGA
- a CDS encoding TRAP transporter large permease, with amino-acid sequence MSDLALALWSFPALLLLVFLRVPIALSMMAVGVCGSYLIYGTSLPVLNAFKNVTYGTFSNYSYSIIPLFLLMGQFATLSGMSASLFRAAESFLGHRRGGVAMSAIGACAGFGAICGSSLATAATMGQVALPELKRYGYPGSLATGALAAGGTLGILIPPSVILVIYAILAEQNIEKLFVAALVPGILAALGYIIAISVWMRVSPNSAMVKDRVPWSERLVALGKVWPVLTIFVVVVGGIYIGVFTPTEAAAVGAAGTGLISILSGQMTWAKLGQAILATASASAMIYLIILGAGFYNSFLALSQLPQVAAAWVGEAGLSPWVVLAVVLFMYLIFGCVMDSLSMVLLTVPIIYPIMIVLDFGMSPQDFGLWFGILVLIVVEVGLITPPVGLNLFIINGMAKDTPIKETYKGALPFVITDLIRVVILTAFPAITLWLVWFIDSF; translated from the coding sequence ATGAGCGATCTTGCGCTGGCCCTGTGGTCGTTTCCAGCCCTTTTGCTTTTGGTGTTTTTGCGGGTTCCGATTGCCTTGTCGATGATGGCTGTGGGCGTCTGCGGATCCTATCTGATTTACGGCACCTCGCTGCCGGTGCTGAATGCGTTCAAGAATGTGACCTATGGGACGTTCTCGAATTATTCGTATTCAATTATTCCGCTGTTTTTGCTGATGGGCCAGTTTGCGACCCTGTCCGGCATGTCGGCCTCGCTGTTCCGCGCGGCCGAAAGTTTTCTCGGGCACCGCCGCGGCGGTGTGGCGATGTCGGCGATCGGTGCCTGTGCCGGTTTTGGCGCGATTTGCGGAAGCTCACTGGCGACCGCCGCCACAATGGGGCAGGTGGCACTGCCAGAGTTGAAGCGCTACGGATATCCCGGATCCTTGGCAACGGGCGCTTTGGCAGCAGGGGGGACCTTGGGGATCCTGATCCCGCCGTCTGTGATCTTGGTGATCTACGCCATTCTGGCCGAGCAAAATATCGAAAAGCTGTTCGTGGCCGCTCTGGTGCCGGGCATTTTGGCTGCACTTGGCTATATCATCGCGATTTCCGTCTGGATGCGCGTGTCGCCCAATTCCGCGATGGTCAAAGACCGCGTGCCGTGGTCCGAGCGTCTGGTCGCGCTGGGCAAGGTCTGGCCTGTCCTGACGATCTTTGTGGTGGTCGTAGGGGGTATCTATATCGGTGTGTTTACGCCCACAGAGGCCGCAGCAGTGGGGGCCGCGGGCACGGGGTTGATCAGTATTTTGTCGGGGCAGATGACGTGGGCGAAACTGGGGCAGGCGATCCTTGCGACCGCCAGTGCCTCGGCGATGATCTATCTGATTATTCTCGGTGCGGGGTTCTACAACAGCTTCTTGGCACTCAGCCAATTGCCACAGGTCGCCGCCGCATGGGTGGGAGAAGCGGGGCTTTCGCCTTGGGTCGTTTTGGCCGTGGTCCTGTTCATGTATCTGATTTTCGGCTGTGTGATGGACAGCCTGTCGATGGTGCTTTTGACGGTGCCGATTATCTATCCGATTATGATCGTGCTGGATTTCGGCATGTCGCCGCAGGATTTCGGGCTGTGGTTCGGTATTCTGGTGCTGATCGTGGTCGAGGTCGGGCTCATCACGCCGCCTGTGGGTCTGAACCTGTTCATTATCAACGGGATGGCCAAAGATACGCCGATCAAAGAAACCTATAAGGGCGCGTTGCCATTCGTGATCACCGATCTGATCCGCGTCGTTATTCTGACGGCGTTTCCGGCGATCACGCTGTGGCTCGTCTGGTTTATCGACAGCTTTTAG
- a CDS encoding feruloyl-CoA synthase, translated as MTAQTSASADFWNPTFDYERRDDGTVIIRQQGDLPDHPQLLAAYLDKWADETPDTTWVARRAAGGDWRHIAYAEGRTQAKAIGAGLLAMGLGPDRPLLVLSENSLEHALLGMACAYVGVPYAPLSPAYSLVSTDHAKLRNIAELLNPGAVFADDGAQFADALKAISAPDRKVINLRNLGDGAVSFESLLETDPAPADTARAALTPDTVVKYLFTSGSTGSPKAVINTNRMICAMQAVVRDCYRFLTKEPPVVLDWGPWNHTAAGNKVFYLVMTNGGSYYIDDGRPVPGKFDETLRNLREISCTWYFNVPMGYDMLVEQLETDPALAQTFFGKLGMMFYAGAGMAQRTWDRLRAAGRATTGHEVLLATGLGATETAPFALACTEPQEKSGNVGVISRGLALKLVPNGGKLEARIKGPTIFPGYYGDAAQTAKAFDDEGYYCMGDALRPADPDDFSKGFFFDGRIAENFKLSTGTWVAVGAVRAGLVDAMDGLIRDAVITGEDQAQLGAMVLLSPAAAQMDATALRAALSEKLAAAAKAATGSASRVRRIIVLTEQPSFDKGEVTEKGSLNQRALRSNRAETLARLYSDDPVVIAV; from the coding sequence ATGACGGCACAAACCTCTGCCTCCGCCGATTTCTGGAACCCCACCTTCGATTACGAACGCCGCGACGACGGAACCGTGATCATCCGGCAGCAAGGGGATTTACCGGATCACCCGCAATTGCTGGCTGCTTATCTTGACAAATGGGCGGACGAGACCCCTGACACCACGTGGGTTGCCCGGCGTGCGGCTGGGGGTGACTGGCGGCATATCGCCTACGCCGAAGGTCGTACGCAAGCCAAAGCGATTGGCGCGGGCCTGCTGGCCATGGGCCTCGGACCAGACCGCCCGCTTCTCGTGCTGTCCGAAAACAGCCTTGAACACGCACTTCTTGGCATGGCCTGCGCTTACGTGGGCGTGCCCTATGCGCCGCTCTCACCGGCCTATTCGCTGGTCTCGACCGATCACGCCAAGCTGCGCAATATCGCTGAATTGCTCAATCCGGGCGCCGTTTTCGCAGACGATGGAGCGCAGTTTGCGGATGCGTTGAAAGCGATCAGCGCGCCCGACCGCAAGGTAATTAATCTGCGCAACCTCGGCGACGGGGCCGTCAGTTTCGAAAGCCTGCTTGAAACAGACCCCGCACCCGCCGACACCGCCCGCGCCGCGCTTACCCCCGATACGGTCGTCAAGTACCTCTTCACCTCAGGGTCAACCGGATCACCCAAGGCGGTGATCAATACCAACCGCATGATCTGTGCCATGCAGGCCGTCGTGCGCGATTGCTACCGCTTCCTGACCAAAGAACCGCCCGTTGTGCTGGACTGGGGCCCGTGGAACCACACCGCGGCGGGCAACAAGGTGTTTTATCTCGTGATGACGAATGGCGGCAGCTATTACATCGACGATGGAAGGCCCGTGCCGGGCAAGTTCGATGAAACCCTGCGCAACCTGCGCGAAATCTCCTGCACATGGTACTTCAACGTGCCCATGGGCTACGACATGCTGGTCGAGCAGCTTGAGACGGACCCTGCCCTTGCACAGACCTTCTTTGGCAAGCTTGGCATGATGTTCTACGCCGGGGCCGGTATGGCCCAGCGCACGTGGGACCGTTTGCGCGCCGCCGGACGAGCGACCACCGGGCACGAGGTGCTGCTGGCCACAGGGCTGGGCGCGACCGAAACTGCACCCTTCGCGCTGGCCTGTACCGAACCACAGGAAAAATCCGGCAATGTCGGTGTGATTTCGCGCGGGCTGGCACTAAAGCTTGTGCCCAATGGCGGCAAGCTTGAGGCACGCATCAAAGGCCCCACAATCTTTCCGGGCTATTATGGCGACGCCGCACAGACCGCCAAAGCCTTTGATGATGAGGGCTACTACTGCATGGGCGATGCCCTGCGCCCTGCTGACCCCGATGATTTCTCGAAAGGGTTCTTCTTTGACGGGCGGATCGCGGAAAACTTCAAGCTCTCAACCGGCACATGGGTGGCCGTCGGTGCCGTGCGCGCCGGATTGGTCGATGCGATGGACGGGTTGATCCGTGACGCGGTCATCACCGGTGAAGATCAGGCCCAACTTGGCGCGATGGTGCTTTTGTCACCCGCCGCCGCACAGATGGATGCGACCGCGCTCCGCGCCGCCTTGTCCGAGAAACTGGCAGCGGCAGCAAAGGCCGCCACCGGATCTGCCAGTCGCGTGCGGCGGATTATTGTGCTGACGGAACAGCCCAGTTTCGACAAAGGCGAGGTGACCGAAAAAGGTTCGCTCAACCAGCGCGCCCTGCGCAGCAACCGCGCAGAGACACTCGCCCGTCTTTACAGCGATGATCCTGTGGTCATCGCTGTCTAA
- a CDS encoding SDR family NAD(P)-dependent oxidoreductase, which produces MQDWSGHGAIVTGAASGLGAATAERLAASGLKVTIFDMNTTAGQAQADKIGGIFAAVDVSDPQSVADGIANAETAHGPTRVLVNCAGIAAAAKTVSRGEAHDPDMFDRIIRVNLIGSFNCASQAAARMVAADPIDSDGARGVIINTASVAAYDGQIGQLAYSASKGGIVGMTLPMARDLADKGIRVCSIAPGLFLTPLLRELPEEVQASLGAQVPFPSRLGDPVEYGEMVDHITRNPMLNGEVIRLDGAIRMAPR; this is translated from the coding sequence ATGCAAGATTGGTCAGGACATGGCGCAATCGTCACAGGTGCGGCCTCGGGGCTTGGCGCCGCAACCGCTGAAAGGCTTGCGGCAAGCGGGCTGAAGGTCACGATCTTTGATATGAACACGACCGCAGGGCAGGCGCAGGCCGACAAGATCGGCGGCATATTTGCCGCTGTCGATGTTTCAGACCCTCAATCTGTTGCTGACGGAATTGCCAATGCCGAGACCGCCCATGGCCCGACCCGCGTTCTGGTCAATTGCGCAGGCATCGCCGCGGCAGCCAAAACCGTGTCACGTGGCGAAGCCCACGACCCGGACATGTTTGACCGCATAATCCGCGTGAACCTGATCGGCAGTTTCAACTGCGCCAGCCAGGCAGCGGCCCGCATGGTGGCAGCGGACCCGATTGACAGCGACGGCGCGCGTGGTGTGATCATCAACACCGCCTCGGTCGCAGCCTACGACGGGCAGATCGGGCAGTTGGCTTACTCTGCGAGCAAAGGCGGCATCGTGGGCATGACCCTGCCGATGGCCCGCGATCTGGCCGACAAGGGCATCCGCGTTTGCAGCATTGCACCGGGTCTTTTCCTCACCCCGCTTCTGCGTGAATTACCAGAGGAGGTGCAGGCCTCGCTTGGCGCACAGGTGCCCTTCCCGTCCCGTCTGGGCGATCCAGTCGAATACGGCGAAATGGTCGATCACATCACCCGCAACCCGATGCTCAACGGAGAGGTCATTCGTCTGGATGGCGCAATCCGCATGGCACCACGCTAG
- a CDS encoding MarR family winged helix-turn-helix transcriptional regulator has protein sequence MPDLETLIGYNMKRAYVAIQKDFRAALGEGGLSPRTFSALSLVVAHPNISQSSLARMLGIERSGLVAIIDELERRNLLTRSVVPNDRRIQALVATPDGQLAYHDTLATVQAHEDRLLADLSASDKDTLMKLLKKIRLTDREST, from the coding sequence GTGCCGGATCTGGAAACGCTGATTGGCTACAATATGAAACGGGCCTATGTGGCGATCCAGAAGGATTTTCGCGCCGCACTTGGCGAAGGCGGTCTGTCGCCGCGCACGTTTTCCGCCCTGTCCCTCGTCGTCGCCCATCCCAATATCAGCCAAAGCAGCCTGGCTAGGATGCTCGGCATCGAACGTTCGGGCCTGGTTGCCATCATTGATGAACTTGAACGCCGCAATTTGTTAACGCGCAGCGTCGTGCCCAATGACCGGCGCATACAGGCGCTTGTGGCCACGCCGGATGGGCAGTTGGCCTATCACGATACTCTGGCGACAGTTCAGGCGCATGAAGATCGTCTTTTGGCCGATCTCTCCGCGTCGGACAAAGACACGCTGATGAAGCTTTTGAAAAAAATCCGCCTGACAGATAGGGAGAGCACATAA
- a CDS encoding DUF3237 domain-containing protein has translation MDLPEPKLVWVTDLTVHLDPIRAMGQGRAGARRIIPIVGGTMDGPKLKGRVLDVGADWQTIFADGLAELDTRYALETHDGATIEIVNYGFRHGPQEVIAAIARGEDVAPDSYYMRTHARLETGDSRYGWVNRTLFVGVGARKEQSVLMRLYALM, from the coding sequence ATGGACTTACCCGAACCAAAGCTTGTCTGGGTCACCGATCTGACGGTTCATCTGGACCCGATCCGCGCGATGGGGCAGGGCCGTGCTGGTGCGCGCCGGATCATTCCGATTGTGGGCGGTACGATGGACGGTCCGAAACTGAAGGGCCGGGTTCTGGACGTCGGTGCGGATTGGCAGACCATCTTTGCGGACGGTCTGGCGGAACTGGACACACGCTATGCGCTGGAAACCCATGACGGCGCCACGATCGAGATCGTGAACTACGGGTTTCGCCACGGCCCGCAAGAGGTGATCGCGGCCATTGCGCGTGGTGAGGATGTCGCGCCCGATAGCTATTACATGCGCACCCATGCAAGGCTGGAAACGGGCGATAGCCGCTACGGCTGGGTGAACCGCACGCTCTTTGTCGGGGTCGGCGCGCGCAAAGAGCAAAGCGTGCTGATGCGGCTTTACGCGCTGATGTAG
- a CDS encoding endonuclease/exonuclease/phosphatase family protein: MTPTVDTLQIVSAADRTRIMAAPRTSAAHRALLASLPGLNAVQLGGTASAQQLPRTFPIVAWNLERCLFPQDSAAHLSGIAPQIVLLSEMDHGMARTKQRHTTADMAQALGMTYAFGVEFYEMDLGGSTEQAFCDDDFNARGWHGNAILSAVPFERVTLIRLDDHGHWFTPDAGGDAGQPRVGGRNAIAAVVPTINGPLCVVSTHLESNADGAHRAKQFDLLMAKVDAFAPGLPVVIGGDLNTGNHMPPDFDWRDEALIANAEARGYDWSFTADGMTTRPSLITLHPTRQMKLDWICGRGVTCLSKGVLASLDPNGRPLSDHDAVHARVALPAQ; the protein is encoded by the coding sequence ATGACCCCCACAGTGGATACATTGCAGATCGTCAGCGCCGCGGATCGCACCCGGATCATGGCCGCACCGCGCACCTCTGCGGCGCATCGCGCCCTACTTGCAAGTCTGCCGGGCCTCAACGCGGTGCAACTGGGTGGGACTGCCAGCGCGCAACAGCTTCCTCGTACTTTTCCCATTGTGGCATGGAACCTCGAACGCTGCCTCTTTCCGCAAGACAGCGCCGCCCATCTGTCCGGTATTGCGCCGCAAATCGTTCTGCTGTCCGAGATGGATCACGGCATGGCCCGCACCAAGCAGCGCCATACCACAGCCGATATGGCGCAGGCGCTTGGCATGACCTATGCCTTCGGGGTGGAGTTCTATGAGATGGATCTTGGGGGGTCGACCGAGCAAGCGTTCTGCGATGATGATTTCAACGCGCGTGGCTGGCACGGCAACGCAATCCTCAGCGCAGTCCCTTTTGAGAGGGTAACACTGATCCGCCTTGATGATCACGGCCATTGGTTCACCCCCGACGCGGGCGGTGATGCAGGCCAGCCCCGTGTGGGTGGGCGCAATGCGATTGCAGCGGTCGTTCCGACAATCAACGGCCCGTTATGCGTTGTCTCGACCCACCTTGAAAGCAACGCGGATGGCGCGCACCGCGCCAAACAGTTCGACCTGCTGATGGCAAAAGTCGATGCTTTCGCCCCCGGTCTGCCGGTTGTGATCGGCGGTGACCTGAACACGGGCAACCACATGCCGCCCGACTTTGACTGGCGCGATGAGGCCCTCATTGCCAATGCCGAGGCGCGAGGCTACGACTGGTCCTTCACGGCCGACGGGATGACGACCCGCCCCAGTCTGATCACACTGCACCCGACGCGCCAAATGAAGCTCGACTGGATCTGCGGGCGTGGGGTGACTTGCCTGTCAAAGGGTGTGCTGGCGTCACTCGATCCCAACGGACGCCCGCTCTCGGACCATGACGCTGTTCATGCGCGGGTCGCGCTTCCGGCGCAATAA
- a CDS encoding ABC transporter ATP-binding protein, with protein MAQVQLQNIGKTYPNGFEALHPTSFEIAEGEFTVLVGPSGCGKSTLLRMVAGLEDITSGELQIAGRVVNTVEPAERDIAMVFQNYALYPHMTVRKNIGYGLKNRGTSKQTIAQKVDEAAALLNLGDYLDRKPSQLSGGQRQRVAMGRAIVRDPALFLFDEPLSNLDAKLRNQMRIEIKALQRRLGVTSIYVTHDQVEAMTMADRIIVMNAGRIEQIGTPSEVYHNPASTFVAAFMGAPPMNLFPAEVTDGQVMLGGQPLCAAPAQGAVTAGIRPEDFILDATGPLSMDVQIIEELGAHRLLHGTLGTHSVTVLVSNDITAATGPQHLSVRPDAVCVFNTIDGKRL; from the coding sequence ATGGCACAGGTGCAACTTCAAAATATCGGCAAGACCTACCCCAACGGGTTTGAGGCGCTACACCCCACCAGCTTTGAGATCGCCGAGGGCGAATTCACGGTCCTTGTCGGCCCGTCGGGGTGCGGCAAGTCCACGCTCTTGCGCATGGTGGCCGGGCTCGAGGACATTACATCGGGCGAATTGCAGATTGCGGGACGCGTCGTGAACACCGTCGAACCCGCAGAACGCGACATTGCCATGGTGTTCCAGAACTACGCCCTTTATCCACATATGACGGTGCGCAAGAATATCGGTTACGGCCTGAAGAACCGCGGTACATCCAAGCAGACAATCGCGCAGAAAGTCGATGAGGCGGCGGCTTTGCTGAACCTTGGCGACTACCTTGATCGCAAGCCAAGCCAGTTGTCGGGCGGCCAGCGCCAGCGCGTGGCCATGGGCCGTGCCATTGTGCGCGATCCAGCCCTGTTTCTCTTTGACGAACCCCTGTCGAACCTTGACGCCAAGCTGCGCAATCAAATGCGGATCGAGATCAAGGCCTTGCAGCGCCGTCTTGGTGTCACGTCGATCTATGTCACCCACGATCAGGTCGAGGCGATGACGATGGCTGACCGTATCATCGTCATGAACGCGGGCCGGATCGAACAGATCGGCACACCGTCCGAGGTCTATCACAACCCCGCATCCACCTTTGTGGCCGCGTTCATGGGGGCACCACCGATGAACCTGTTTCCGGCAGAGGTGACGGACGGTCAGGTGATGCTGGGCGGCCAGCCGCTCTGCGCCGCACCGGCACAAGGCGCAGTCACGGCGGGCATCCGGCCCGAAGACTTTATCCTTGATGCAACCGGCCCGCTGTCCATGGACGTGCAGATCATCGAAGAGCTTGGCGCGCACCGGCTGCTGCACGGCACGCTTGGCACGCATTCCGTGACGGTGCTTGTCAGCAACGATATTACAGCGGCAACTGGCCCGCAGCACCTGTCGGTCAGGCCTGATGCTGTCTGCGTTTTCAACACCATCGACGGCAAACGCCTATGA